Proteins co-encoded in one Sander vitreus isolate 19-12246 chromosome 9, sanVit1, whole genome shotgun sequence genomic window:
- the lim2.2 gene encoding lens intrinsic membrane protein 2.2 — MLYTLAGGGTLCGVAALVLLIVSTATDFWMQYRYSGSSANQGLWRFCINHKCHAHTISVAFWDATRAFMLLAVLSCFAGVVLGLSAFTNGTKNRRVRTGGIALVLSGFLALLALAIYTGVTVTFFGKRFLDWRFSWSYIIGWVAIILAFAAGVFQLCAYQRTTAEPAPSNSPDS; from the exons ATGCTGTATACTTTAGCGGGAGGGGGCACGCTTTGCGGTGTGGCTGCCCTTGTGCTTCTCATTGTTTCTACGGCAACAGACTTCTGGATGCAGTATCGATACTCGGGTAGCTCAGCCAATCAGGGGCTTTGGAGGTTCTGCATTAACCACAAATGCCATGCCCACACCATAAGTGTAG CCTTCTGGGATGCCACACGGGCCTTTATGTTGCTGGCGGTGCTGAGCTGCTTCGCCGGCGTGGTGCTCGGCCTGAGTGCCTTCACTAATGGCACCAAGAACAGGAGGGTCCGTACAGGCGGAATCGCCCTGGTCCtgtcag GTTTTCTTGCTCTGCTTGCTTTGGCGATTTACACTGGAGTGACTGTCACTTTCTTTGGCAAACGCTTCTTGGACTGGCGCTTTTCCTGGTCCTACATCATCGGCTGGGTGGCCATCATTTTGGCTTTTGCAGCAG gtgTGTTTCAGCTCTGTGCTTACCAGCGGACCACTGCAGAACCTGCTCCTTCAAATAGCCCGGACAGCTAA